The segment CGGGGGCACCGCCGACGTCGTCGTGCTCGGCGGCGGCAGCGGCGGGTACGCCGCAGCACTGCGCGCCGCAGAATTGGGCAAGAGCGTCGTGCTCATCGAGAAGGACAAGGTCGGCGGCACCTGCCTGCATCGCGGCTGCATCCCCACGAAGGCCCTGCTGCACACGGCCGAGATCGCGCAGAACGTGCGCGACGCGGCATCCGTCGGCGTGAACGCCACCCTCGACGGCGTCGACCCCGCGGGCGCACGTGCCTTCCGCGAAGGGATCGTCGCCAAGAAGTACAAGGGGTTGCAGGGCCTCATCGCCGCCCGAAAGATCACCGTCGTGGAGGGTGAGGGGGTGCTGCAGCCCGATCGCTCGATCCGTGTCGGCGACGACTCCTGGACCGGCACCGACGTCGTGCTCGCCACCGGCTCGTACACCCGCACGCTGCCCGGGCTCGAGCTCGGCGGGCGCATCATCGCCAGCGAGCAGGCCCTCGCCCTGGACGAGCTGCCCTCCAAGGCGATCATCCTCGGCGGCGGCGTGATCGGCGTCGAGTTCGCCAGCGCGTGGCGCGCGCTGGGCGTCGAGGTGACCATCGTCGAAGCGCTGCCGCACCTCGTGCCCAACGAAGACATCACGCTGAGCAAGGGGCTGGAGCGGGCGTTCCGCCGTCGCGGCATCGCCTCGTCTCTCGGCGTGCGCTTCGAGAAGGCGGAGCAGAGCGACGACGCCGTCACCGTCACGCTCGAGGACGGCACAGTCCTCGAGGCCGATCTCCTGCTCGTGGCCGTCGGGCGCGGCCCCGCCACGGCCGGCCTCGGCTTCGAAGAGGCGGGCGTCACCATGGAGCGCGGCTTCGTGCAGACCGATGCCGACCTGCGCACCTCGGTCGAACGGGTCTGGGCCGTCGGCGACATCGTCCCCGGACTCCAGCTCGCGCATCGCGGGTTCCTGCAGGGGATCGCGGTCGCCGAGCGGATCGCGGGCCTCTCGCCCGCTCCTGTGCCCGAACAGCAGATCCCTCGGATCACGTACTCGCATCCCGAGGTCGCCTCGGTGGGCGTCACCGAGGAGGCCGCCATCGCCGAGCACGGCGCCGACGGGATCGTCGCGTACGAGTACAACCTCGCGGGCAACGGGCGCAGCGAGATCCTCGGCACGTCCGGCGTGGTCAAGGTCGTGCGCCGCAAGGACGGGCCCGTGATCGGTGTGCACCTGCTGGGCGATCGCGTCGGCGAGCTCATCACCGAAGGGCAACTCGCCGTGAGCTGGGAGGCGCACCCCGACGACCTCGCTCCCCTCATCCACGCGCATCCGACCCAGAGCGAAGCTCTCGGCGAGGCGTTCCTGGCCCTCGCGGGCAAGCCTCTCCACGGGTTGTAGGCAACGTGCGCGACAAGTCGCACAGGTCACTAAGCTTGAAAAGTCACGAACATCCTTAAGGAGACTCCGTCATGAGCACATCCGTGGTCCTCCCCGCTCTCGGAGAGAGCGTCACCGAGGGAACGGTCACCCGTTGGCTCAAGCAGGTCGGTGAGACCGTGCAGGCCGATGAGGGCCTTCTCGAGATCTCGACCGACAAGGTCGACACCGAGATCCCCTCGCCCGTCGCGGGCGTGCTGGAAGAGATCCTCGTCAACGAGGACGACACGGTAGAGATCGGCGCCGTCCTGGCGAAGATCGGCGACGGCAGCGGTGCGAGCTCATCTGACGACGCGCCCGCGGCCGAGCAGCCGTCGACCGAGCAGCCTGCTGAGGCGGAGCAGCCTGCTGAGGCGGAGCAGCCTGCTGAGGCGGAGCAGCCTGAGTCCGCGCCGGCTGCCGAGGCACCCACGACGGAGGCACCCGCCGCCGACGCTCCGGCACAGAGCTCCGATGCGAATGCCCCGTCGGGAGACGCGACCGATGTGCGCCTTCCTGAGCTGGGCGAGAGCGTGACCGAGGGCACAGTTACCCGCTGGCTCAAGGAGGTCGGCGATTCCGTCGAGGTCGACGAGCCGCTGCTGGAGATCTCCACCGACAAGGTCGACACCGAGATCCCCTCACCCGTCGCGGGCATCGTCCAGGAGATCGTGGCTGCAGAGGACGAGACCGTGGAGATCGGCGCCGTGCTGGCGCGGATCGGCAGCGGAGCCGCGCCGACTCCCACTGCGGAGCCCGCCCCTTCTCAGGACTCGGCTCCCGCCGAGCCCTCTGCGCAGAAGGAAGAGGCGCCCGCGGAGGAAGAAGAGGCCCCTGCTGCCGCTGCACCATCGGCTCCCGCCGAGGCTCCGGCTCCCGCCGCGGCGGCACCGTCGGCTCCCGCGGCGGCACCGTCGGCTCCCGCTGCTGCGCCGGCCGCTCCGGCGACGTCGGATGACTCCGGCGACAAGCTGTACGTCACCCCGCTCGTGCGTCGTCTGGCCGCCCAGCAGGGCATCGACCTCGCGACGGTCACCGGAACCGGTGTGGGCGGCCGCATCCGCAAGGAAGACGTGCTCAACGCCGCCAAGGATGCTCCGGCCGCTGCTGGCGCCGCCGCAGCCTCGGCAGCACCGGCCGAGCGCGAGATCTCCGAGCTTCGCGGCACGACGCAGAAGATGTCGCGCCTGCGGAAGATGGTCTCCGAGCGTGCCGTGGCGTCGCTGCAGCAGACCGCGCAGCTGACCACGGTGGTCGAGGTCGATGTCACGGCCCTCGCCGCGTACCGCGACAGCGTGAAGGCATCGTTCCAGGAGAAGACCGGCGACAAGCTGTCGTTCCTGCCGTTCTTCACGCTGGCCGCCGCCGAGGCGCTCCAGTCGTTCCCGATCATCAACGCGACGGTCGACGGTGACAGCATCGTCTACCCGCCGTCGGAGAACATCTCGATCGCCGTCGACACCGAGCGCGGACTGCTCACACCGGTCGTGCGCGACGCCGCGACGAAGAACCTCGCCGAGCTCGCGCACGAGATCGCCGATCTCGCGGCGCGTACGCGCGACAACAAGCTGAAGCCCGACGAGCTCTCCGGCGGCACCTTCACCGTGACCAACACGGGTTCGCGCGGGGCGCTGTTCGACACGCCGCTCGTGTTCCTGCCGCAGTCCGCGATCCTCGGCACCGGCGTCGTGTTCAAGCGCCCGGGTGTCGTGAAGGTCGACGGCGCGGAGGCGATCGCCGTGCGGTCGTACGTGTACCTCGCGATCTCGTACGACCACCGAATCATCGACGGGGCCGATGCCGCGCGCTTCCTCGGTGCGATCAAGCAGCGCCTCGAGGCGGCCGACTTCGCCGCTCAGCTCGGAGCCTGATCGCCGGCTGACTCTTCGGATGGCGGATCTGCGACCTCGTACACGTCGCGGATCCGCCATCCGTCGTCGGTGCGCAGGAGCACGACGATCTGGTGCGCATCGCCGCCGGCGATGCGCAGAGCGGCGAGATCTCCGTAGTCCTCGATCACGGTCGGCGCGGAGTCGGTTCCGACGGTGATCGGCCTCGGGCCCGTCGACTCGAGACGCTCCGACGCCCAGGCCCGCGCACAGGCGTCGTCGTCTCCGTCGGCGCACAGCTCCGCCTGGGACAACAGCGCGGGCAGCGCAGCGAGCGGGGTGTCACCGGAGTCCGGGCGCGCCGACGTCGTGTCGGCAGGGGCTCGCACGAGGGCCTCCCCCGCTGTCCGCGGCACGACGACCTCATCCGGTGCCTCCGTCTGTGGAGGATCGGAAGCTGCTGCCGCCGCCGGCACCGGCGGCGACGCCGGCACGGAGGCGTCGGCTGGCGGAGACGACGGCCACAGCGCACCGCCGACGGCGAGCACCGCGGCGATTCCCGCACCGACCAGCATCGGCTTCGTCCACCGACGGGGCGTGGACTCCTCTTCGACCGACTCGCCATACGGATCGCCCATAGCCCGGTCGGGGACACCATTCGTACGGCGCGCTTCCCGCGCACGACGCACGAACTCGGCGGCGCCCTCGATGCGTGCGCCGACCGCCGCGCGCCACGACTCGTCGCGCGGCTCCGTTCGGCGTCGCCGCGATCGCGGGGCATCCGCACGCAGGGGTCGGCGAGCGGGCACTGCCCTCATCGCGGCAGGTTCGACGAGAACGCTGCTGCGCGTGTCGAGTCGGCCGTCCTCCGTGTCCGCCGCTTCCCCGGTGCGCAGTGGCTTCGGGGCGGCGAGCTCGAACAGCTCGGTCTCCCAGTGATCTGCTTCGTGCGCCACGCGACGTGGTTCGGCCAGCGCCTCGACGATCCGGGCGAACAGGCGCTTGGTTGCCCGGTCAGCAGTACGAGGGGCGAGTAGGTCGAGCACCGCCGCCACGCTGCGCGGCAACGGCTCGCCGGAGCCGATCACGAAGACCGGTCGCCCGCTGCCCGTGAGCCACCAATCGCCCACGGGCTCCGCGGACGCCGTACCGCATCCCTCGATGACGCCGCGGAGCAGACTCGCCACGAGCGTGCTCCGTTCGCCTCCCGACAGCGGCTCGCCTCGCGCATCCCGGCGCGCCAAAAAGGTGAGCAGACGTTCCGGACACCACGGCAGCAGCGCGCGATGACCGTCGCGCACACGACACAGACTCGCGGGTGCGGCGATGTGCTGCGCACCGGCGTGCGCCCAGCCGCTCCATCCGGCCAGGGCGTCGGTGTCGACCGCGACGAAGGTCTCGTCCGCACCGGAGACCAGGGTGCCCTCGAACGGCCCTTCGCCGGCGCCGATGCGACGGATCGGCCGGTGGGCGTTCAACGGAAGCGTCTCCATCGCGGTGCTGTGCTCGCTCATCGCTCCATCACACCCGCTGCACGGGTGCA is part of the Microbacterium pseudoresistens genome and harbors:
- the lpdA gene encoding dihydrolipoyl dehydrogenase, which translates into the protein MTGGTADVVVLGGGSGGYAAALRAAELGKSVVLIEKDKVGGTCLHRGCIPTKALLHTAEIAQNVRDAASVGVNATLDGVDPAGARAFREGIVAKKYKGLQGLIAARKITVVEGEGVLQPDRSIRVGDDSWTGTDVVLATGSYTRTLPGLELGGRIIASEQALALDELPSKAIILGGGVIGVEFASAWRALGVEVTIVEALPHLVPNEDITLSKGLERAFRRRGIASSLGVRFEKAEQSDDAVTVTLEDGTVLEADLLLVAVGRGPATAGLGFEEAGVTMERGFVQTDADLRTSVERVWAVGDIVPGLQLAHRGFLQGIAVAERIAGLSPAPVPEQQIPRITYSHPEVASVGVTEEAAIAEHGADGIVAYEYNLAGNGRSEILGTSGVVKVVRRKDGPVIGVHLLGDRVGELITEGQLAVSWEAHPDDLAPLIHAHPTQSEALGEAFLALAGKPLHGL
- the sucB gene encoding 2-oxoglutarate dehydrogenase, E2 component, dihydrolipoamide succinyltransferase: MSTSVVLPALGESVTEGTVTRWLKQVGETVQADEGLLEISTDKVDTEIPSPVAGVLEEILVNEDDTVEIGAVLAKIGDGSGASSSDDAPAAEQPSTEQPAEAEQPAEAEQPAEAEQPESAPAAEAPTTEAPAADAPAQSSDANAPSGDATDVRLPELGESVTEGTVTRWLKEVGDSVEVDEPLLEISTDKVDTEIPSPVAGIVQEIVAAEDETVEIGAVLARIGSGAAPTPTAEPAPSQDSAPAEPSAQKEEAPAEEEEAPAAAAPSAPAEAPAPAAAAPSAPAAAPSAPAAAPAAPATSDDSGDKLYVTPLVRRLAAQQGIDLATVTGTGVGGRIRKEDVLNAAKDAPAAAGAAAASAAPAEREISELRGTTQKMSRLRKMVSERAVASLQQTAQLTTVVEVDVTALAAYRDSVKASFQEKTGDKLSFLPFFTLAAAEALQSFPIINATVDGDSIVYPPSENISIAVDTERGLLTPVVRDAATKNLAELAHEIADLAARTRDNKLKPDELSGGTFTVTNTGSRGALFDTPLVFLPQSAILGTGVVFKRPGVVKVDGAEAIAVRSYVYLAISYDHRIIDGADAARFLGAIKQRLEAADFAAQLGA